One Streptomyces sp. V4I8 genomic window carries:
- a CDS encoding M6 family metalloprotease domain-containing protein — protein MSGIFGDTLTFSQEEGGDVHLVAFGDDKYARYENLDGYSVTYDADRGAYCYAETDSAGAQRRFVSSGILISEPPPEGLPRHLREGQLYRREVFMGRALEGIPEEERAATNPETLLTFGPAKGLLPGFALTKGDVQGLTILVDFPDTPTDVTVDDVSALLNSPNFTANGNHCSVKEYFRTMSTGKLRFTNTVVGPLRMSRPRLAYGLVQHRGELVPEALQAALDAGVDFSRFDSLDRGIVDSICIMYAGRTEFREDLWPHNSRFPAQIGDVRSDLYTITSIGETVADLSIGTFCHESGHLLCRWPDLYDYGTVEREGDNFTSEGMGSYCAMASGNNLGDGFLPSAVCVYLRRLVDWTQDVDISEPGSYEARQGEYNKALIYHNPRRRNVEYYLIENRSRLGFDSRLTSSGLAVYHCDVKGSNEFQQGNQVHHYQCALLQADGHMDLETGQNGGDGGDLYGPSPGTAVSHSSRPPSLWWDGSEAGLTVSQIGPPGDVITFRTGEQAVAGRQIAGRSAPAAAIPDEDTGGLTDAISLEGTGTVRELTVKLDIEHRRIGDLRVVLLAPSGRRAVIHNRTDGDTKNLRLTLTSQPPSLLAPLVGDAVTGSWKLKITDAVEGSAGTLRSWEITVRT, from the coding sequence ATGAGTGGCATCTTCGGTGACACGCTCACCTTCAGCCAGGAAGAGGGCGGCGATGTTCACCTCGTCGCCTTCGGGGACGACAAATACGCGCGATACGAGAACCTCGACGGCTACTCGGTCACCTACGACGCCGACCGCGGCGCCTATTGCTACGCGGAGACCGACAGCGCCGGCGCCCAACGCCGGTTCGTCTCCAGCGGCATCCTCATCTCCGAACCGCCCCCCGAGGGGCTGCCCCGGCATCTGAGGGAGGGCCAGCTCTACCGGAGAGAGGTGTTCATGGGCCGGGCGCTGGAAGGGATCCCGGAGGAGGAGCGGGCCGCAACCAACCCCGAGACCCTGCTCACCTTCGGTCCTGCCAAGGGTCTGCTCCCCGGATTCGCCCTGACGAAAGGCGATGTCCAGGGCCTGACGATCCTGGTCGACTTCCCGGACACACCGACGGACGTGACGGTCGACGACGTCTCCGCCCTGCTGAACAGCCCCAACTTCACGGCGAACGGCAACCATTGCTCCGTCAAGGAGTACTTCCGCACCATGTCGACCGGCAAGCTCAGATTCACCAACACCGTCGTCGGCCCGCTCCGCATGAGCCGCCCGAGGCTCGCGTACGGCCTCGTGCAGCACCGGGGCGAACTCGTACCCGAGGCGCTTCAGGCGGCCTTGGACGCCGGAGTGGACTTCAGTCGCTTCGACTCCCTCGACCGCGGCATCGTCGACTCCATCTGCATCATGTACGCGGGCCGTACGGAGTTCCGGGAGGACCTCTGGCCGCACAACTCTCGCTTCCCCGCCCAGATCGGCGATGTGCGGTCGGACTTGTACACCATCACCAGCATCGGCGAGACAGTGGCTGACCTGAGCATCGGCACGTTCTGCCACGAGAGCGGACACCTGCTGTGCCGGTGGCCCGATCTCTACGACTACGGCACGGTCGAACGGGAGGGTGACAACTTCACGAGCGAGGGCATGGGAAGCTACTGCGCTATGGCGTCCGGGAACAACCTGGGCGACGGCTTCCTCCCGTCCGCGGTGTGCGTCTATCTGCGCCGCCTCGTGGACTGGACCCAGGACGTGGACATCTCCGAGCCTGGTTCCTACGAGGCCAGGCAGGGCGAGTACAACAAGGCACTGATCTACCACAACCCGCGCCGCAGGAACGTCGAGTACTACCTGATCGAGAACCGCAGCAGGCTCGGCTTCGACTCCCGGCTGACCTCCAGCGGCCTCGCGGTCTACCACTGCGACGTCAAGGGGTCGAACGAGTTCCAGCAGGGCAACCAGGTACACCACTACCAGTGCGCGCTCCTTCAGGCGGACGGCCACATGGATCTGGAGACCGGCCAGAACGGCGGCGACGGCGGGGACCTCTACGGTCCGTCGCCCGGCACCGCGGTGTCGCACAGCAGCCGCCCCCCGTCCCTGTGGTGGGACGGCAGCGAAGCCGGGCTCACCGTCTCCCAGATCGGTCCCCCGGGCGATGTGATCACCTTCCGTACCGGCGAGCAGGCAGTCGCGGGCCGGCAGATCGCGGGTCGGTCGGCCCCAGCCGCCGCGATCCCCGACGAGGACACCGGCGGTCTGACCGACGCGATCTCGCTCGAGGGCACGGGCACGGTCAGGGAACTGACGGTGAAGCTCGACATCGAGCACCGCCGTATCGGCGATCTGCGCGTGGTGCTGCTGGCGCCGTCGGGCCGCCGCGCCGTGATCCACAACCGCACGGACGGCGACACC
- a CDS encoding LuxR C-terminal-related transcriptional regulator: MSADVRRVAVVGDCPLLRNGVAHVVEEADGLALALTTRAADEAVAEVGPGDIALVDLQLPPVCLSDVVGRLTAEGASVLVFSSGPDKHAVPAMRAGARGCLSRQADERELLAAIRLVADGCSYISADLAVRPDVGPSCHVTNRERQILELVAHGETDHAIAVRLGISEHTVHSHLDRLRDKIGSRRRADLTRFAITHDIIPAASWKG; this comes from the coding sequence ATGAGTGCGGACGTGAGACGTGTCGCCGTCGTCGGCGACTGCCCGTTACTGCGCAACGGCGTGGCCCATGTCGTCGAGGAGGCCGATGGTCTCGCGCTCGCCCTCACCACGCGGGCGGCCGACGAGGCCGTGGCCGAAGTCGGACCGGGTGACATCGCGCTCGTGGACCTCCAGCTGCCACCCGTATGTCTGTCGGACGTGGTGGGACGGCTCACCGCCGAGGGCGCTTCCGTCCTGGTCTTCTCCTCCGGACCGGACAAGCACGCCGTGCCCGCGATGCGCGCCGGTGCCCGTGGCTGCCTCAGCCGGCAGGCCGACGAACGCGAGCTGCTGGCCGCGATCCGGCTCGTCGCTGATGGCTGCTCATACATCTCCGCGGATCTCGCCGTACGTCCGGACGTAGGGCCGTCCTGCCACGTCACGAATCGCGAGCGTCAGATCCTGGAACTGGTCGCACATGGGGAGACCGATCACGCCATCGCCGTACGGCTGGGTATCAGCGAGCACACCGTGCACTCCCATCTGGACCGGCTCCGCGACAAGATCGGCTCCCGGCGACGAGCCGACCTGACGCGCTTCGCCATCACGCACGACATCATCCCGGCGGCCTCCTGGAAGGGGTAA